A genomic window from Flavobacterium phycosphaerae includes:
- the pdxA gene encoding 4-hydroxythreonine-4-phosphate dehydrogenase PdxA, with product MKKAENIIVGISIGDLNGIGSEVILKTFEDSRMLELCTPVIFANVKVLSFIKKTLELTAPLHGIDKLDQLVVGKINVLNIWREGVDLNFGTNDENIGKYAIKSFVAATKALKENQIDVLVTAPINKYNIQSEEFKFPGHTDYLDKELEGNALMLMVQDNLRVGLLTDHIPVNEVAKHLTEKLITQKIETIKHSLIQDFGINKPKIAVLALNPHAGDNGVIGKEDDEVLKPTLKKLFEKGTLVFGPFAADGFFGNNQYEKYDAVIATYHDQGLIPFKTLSFGNGVNYTAGLNKIRTSPDHGTAYEIAGKGVADYNSFKEAVYTAIDIYNSRNQHQEISKNPLKTKEKQL from the coding sequence ATGAAAAAAGCAGAAAATATCATCGTTGGAATTTCAATCGGAGATTTAAACGGTATTGGAAGCGAAGTAATCCTAAAGACTTTTGAAGATTCCAGAATGTTGGAACTTTGTACGCCGGTTATTTTTGCCAATGTAAAAGTGTTGTCTTTCATCAAAAAAACATTAGAATTGACGGCACCTCTTCATGGTATTGACAAATTAGACCAATTAGTAGTCGGAAAAATAAATGTGTTAAACATTTGGCGTGAAGGTGTTGATTTAAACTTTGGTACTAATGATGAAAATATCGGGAAGTATGCGATAAAATCATTTGTAGCTGCCACCAAAGCCTTGAAAGAAAATCAAATCGATGTTTTAGTAACGGCACCTATTAATAAATACAACATTCAGTCGGAAGAATTCAAATTCCCTGGACATACAGATTATTTAGACAAAGAATTGGAAGGCAATGCTTTGATGCTGATGGTTCAGGACAATTTGAGAGTGGGATTACTAACGGATCATATTCCGGTAAACGAAGTAGCCAAACATTTGACAGAAAAACTTATCACTCAAAAAATCGAAACCATTAAACACAGTTTGATTCAGGATTTCGGAATTAACAAACCGAAAATTGCCGTTTTAGCTTTAAATCCGCATGCCGGTGACAACGGTGTGATTGGAAAAGAAGATGATGAAGTCTTAAAACCTACTTTGAAAAAGTTATTTGAAAAAGGAACCTTGGTTTTCGGTCCTTTTGCGGCTGATGGCTTTTTTGGCAACAATCAATATGAAAAATACGATGCTGTAATAGCTACATATCATGACCAAGGGCTGATTCCGTTCAAAACCTTGTCCTTTGGTAATGGCGTAAATTACACTGCCGGACTCAATAAAATAAGAACCTCTCCCGATCATGGGACTGCTTATGAAATAGCCGGGAAAGGCGTGGCCGATTATAATTCATTCAAAGAAGCGGTTTATACTGCCATTGATATCTATAATTCCAGAAATCAACACCAGGAAATCAGCAAGAATCCTTTGAAAACAAAGGAAAAACAGTTATAA
- a CDS encoding riboflavin synthase — translation MFTGIIETLGIIKQLQKDNDNLHITVSSPITHELKIDQSVAHNGVCLTVVAINNDEYTVTAIRETIEKTNLGEWKTGDLINLERAMKLGDRLDGHIVQGHVDQTGVCKSIEEANGSWYFTFEYDSKLNNITIEKGSITINGVSLTVVNSKANEFSVAIIPYTYEHTNFKTFKLGTKINLEFDVVGKYVARLYALKQ, via the coding sequence ATGTTTACAGGAATAATTGAAACCCTCGGAATTATAAAACAGCTGCAAAAAGATAACGATAATCTACATATAACTGTTTCTTCTCCTATAACTCACGAATTAAAAATTGATCAAAGCGTTGCGCATAACGGAGTTTGTTTAACAGTTGTAGCTATAAATAATGATGAGTATACCGTAACGGCCATCAGAGAAACTATCGAAAAAACAAATCTTGGCGAATGGAAAACCGGTGATTTAATCAATTTAGAACGCGCCATGAAGCTGGGAGATCGACTTGACGGACACATTGTACAAGGCCATGTAGATCAAACGGGAGTTTGTAAATCAATTGAAGAAGCTAACGGAAGTTGGTATTTTACTTTTGAATACGATAGTAAATTAAACAACATCACCATTGAAAAGGGTTCGATAACCATAAACGGAGTGAGTTTGACAGTAGTAAATTCTAAAGCAAACGAATTTAGTGTTGCGATTATCCCGTATACTTATGAGCATACCAACTTTAAAACTTTTAAATTGGGAACCAAAATAAACTTAGAGTTTGATGTTGTGGGAAAATACGTAGCTAGATTGTATGCTTTGAAACAGTAA
- the mce gene encoding methylmalonyl-CoA epimerase codes for MRKIEHIGIAVANLETSNLLFEKLFGNPPYKQEEVASEGVKTSFFMNGPNKIELLEATNPESPIAKFLEKKGEGIHHIAFDVADIVSEIERLKNEGFTILNETPKKGADNKLVAFLHPKGTNGVLIELCQEIP; via the coding sequence ATGAGAAAAATAGAACATATAGGAATAGCCGTTGCCAACTTAGAAACCTCCAACTTACTTTTTGAAAAATTATTTGGTAATCCGCCATACAAGCAAGAAGAAGTAGCCAGCGAAGGAGTAAAAACCTCCTTTTTTATGAATGGCCCTAACAAAATAGAACTTTTAGAAGCCACAAATCCGGAAAGTCCCATTGCTAAATTCCTGGAAAAGAAAGGCGAAGGCATTCATCACATCGCTTTTGATGTAGCCGATATTGTTTCCGAGATAGAACGTTTGAAAAATGAAGGCTTCACGATATTGAATGAAACCCCGAAAAAAGGAGCTGATAACAAGCTGGTTGCTTTTTTACACCCAAAAGGAACCAACGGTGTTTTGATTGAGCTTTGTCAAGAAATCCCATAA
- the rbfA gene encoding 30S ribosome-binding factor RbfA — METNRQKKIGSVLQKDLVDILQGEVRKNGLTNLVISVSKVSVTTDLGVARVYLSVFPQDKAPEILAAVKSNMPLIKHDLSQRVKLQLRKVPNLAFYIDDSLDYIEKIDNALAGKENPIENRDLLDKRKKF, encoded by the coding sequence ATGGAAACGAACAGACAGAAAAAAATTGGCAGTGTATTGCAAAAGGATTTGGTGGATATTCTTCAAGGGGAAGTGCGTAAAAACGGGCTGACCAACTTGGTGATTTCGGTTTCTAAAGTTAGTGTTACTACTGATTTGGGTGTAGCGCGCGTGTATTTAAGTGTTTTTCCTCAAGACAAAGCTCCAGAAATTTTGGCTGCCGTGAAGTCGAATATGCCTTTGATTAAACATGATTTGTCGCAACGAGTGAAGTTGCAATTGCGTAAAGTGCCAAATTTGGCTTTCTATATTGACGACTCTTTAGATTATATTGAGAAGATTGACAATGCTTTAGCCGGTAAAGAAAACCCTATTGAAAACCGCGACCTTTTAGACAAACGCAAGAAATTCTAA
- a CDS encoding ABC transporter permease, with amino-acid sequence MNFPLYIAKRYLFSKSNNNAINIITGIASVGIIVGAMALFVVLSVFSGLRDFSLSFSNDFDPDLKVNPISGKSFFITAAQENQIKNIDGVASYSKVVEERVLFFFKGKEMVTYLKGVDANFTKTNILSKNNIFNGQWLKPNTYQVVLGYGISQKLSLGLFDFNNPFEVYVPRKGKGVIESEEEAFYKSSLIPVGIYAISEDLDSKYVFCDLALAQELLELKSNQISGVEIKLKPNTDEATVIEKLKTLFQNKIDIKNRAQQNATLYKMLNTENIAVYLIFTLVIVIALFNLIGALIMMVLDKKSNLKTLYNLGSEIKDLKEIFLLQGSLLSVLGGIFGLILGIIIVVVQQQFQLVMITDSLAYPVVFSIQNVLIVFATIVSLGVISSWIASSRVSKKLLD; translated from the coding sequence GTGAACTTCCCGCTTTACATAGCCAAAAGATACCTTTTTAGTAAAAGCAATAATAATGCTATAAATATTATTACTGGTATTGCTTCGGTTGGAATTATAGTGGGTGCGATGGCGCTGTTTGTGGTGCTTTCGGTGTTTAGTGGCTTGCGTGATTTTAGTTTGTCTTTCTCCAATGATTTTGATCCCGATTTGAAAGTCAATCCTATCTCAGGGAAATCTTTTTTTATTACTGCTGCTCAGGAAAATCAAATAAAAAACATTGATGGCGTTGCTTCATACAGTAAAGTTGTTGAAGAACGGGTGCTTTTCTTTTTTAAAGGAAAGGAGATGGTAACTTATTTGAAAGGCGTTGATGCTAACTTTACTAAAACAAACATCCTTTCTAAAAACAATATTTTTAACGGACAATGGCTAAAACCGAATACCTACCAAGTGGTCTTGGGTTATGGTATTTCACAAAAATTATCATTGGGGCTTTTTGATTTTAATAATCCGTTTGAGGTTTATGTGCCGCGAAAAGGCAAAGGTGTTATTGAAAGTGAGGAAGAAGCTTTTTATAAGTCGAGTTTGATTCCGGTGGGAATTTATGCCATTAGTGAAGATTTAGATAGTAAATATGTGTTTTGTGATTTGGCATTGGCACAAGAGTTATTGGAACTAAAATCCAATCAAATTTCAGGGGTGGAAATTAAATTGAAACCAAATACAGATGAAGCCACAGTGATTGAAAAACTCAAGACACTGTTTCAAAATAAGATTGATATAAAAAACAGAGCCCAGCAGAACGCTACATTATATAAAATGCTGAATACAGAGAATATTGCTGTGTATTTAATTTTTACTTTGGTGATTGTTATAGCGCTTTTCAACTTAATTGGCGCGTTGATTATGATGGTTTTGGATAAAAAAAGCAACTTAAAAACACTTTACAATTTGGGTTCCGAAATCAAAGATTTGAAGGAAATATTCCTGTTACAAGGCAGTTTGCTGAGTGTTTTAGGTGGAATTTTTGGTTTGATTTTAGGAATCATAATCGTCGTAGTACAGCAACAGTTCCAGCTGGTTATGATTACTGATTCTTTGGCGTATCCGGTAGTTTTTAGTATTCAGAATGTGTTGATTGTTTTTGCAACAATAGTCTCGCTAGGCGTTATCTCTAGTTGGATTGCCAGCAGTCGTGTGAGTAAAAAATTGTTGGATTAA